The following coding sequences lie in one Candidatus Bathyarchaeia archaeon genomic window:
- a CDS encoding universal stress protein: MFAKILVPIDGSPHADKAVKYAVDLSKKYGSRLILLHVIPVRVYAFAEVGAVLSEDVEEGEEILRRGMELARSLGAEVDQRLRKGIPAEEILRAAEEEKVDLIAIGSRGLSGVKAFLLGSVSDKVSHHAKCPVLIVR; the protein is encoded by the coding sequence ATGTTCGCCAAGATATTGGTCCCGATTGATGGGTCCCCCCATGCCGATAAGGCCGTCAAATACGCCGTCGATTTATCGAAGAAATACGGATCTAGGCTGATTTTGTTGCACGTCATCCCTGTGAGGGTTTATGCCTTCGCGGAGGTCGGCGCGGTACTCAGCGAGGATGTGGAGGAGGGCGAGGAGATCCTTAGGAGAGGAATGGAGCTCGCGAGGTCCTTGGGTGCAGAGGTCGACCAAAGGCTGAGGAAAGGGATACCGGCGGAGGAAATATTGAGGGCGGCGGAGGAGGAGAAGGTCGACCTGATAGCTATTGGGAGCAGGGGCCTGAGCGGGGTCAAGGCGTTCCTATTGGGAAGCGTTTCAGATAAGGTTAGCCATCACGCCAAATGCCCAGTCCTCATAGTCAGGTGA
- a CDS encoding secondary thiamine-phosphate synthase enzyme YjbQ gives MAVFCGEMTVESKGEADILDITGEVERIVRESGIRNGIATISVIGATGAVTTMEYEPGLLKDFPAMLERIAPKAIPYEHEKRWHDRNGHSHVRASLLGPSITLPIRDGSLLLGTWQQIVFIELDVRARRRRLAVHVIGE, from the coding sequence TTGGCGGTATTCTGTGGCGAGATGACGGTCGAGAGCAAGGGCGAAGCCGATATATTGGACATAACGGGAGAGGTTGAAAGGATCGTCAGGGAATCCGGAATAAGGAATGGCATAGCGACGATCTCGGTGATCGGGGCCACAGGAGCGGTTACGACTATGGAGTACGAGCCCGGCCTTTTGAAGGACTTCCCGGCGATGCTGGAGAGGATAGCCCCCAAGGCGATCCCATATGAACACGAGAAGCGCTGGCACGATCGGAACGGCCACTCTCACGTCAGGGCCTCCCTCTTGGGCCCGAGCATAACCTTGCCCATCAGGGATGGTTCGCTCCTACTGGGCACTTGGCAGCAGATAGTCTTCATAGAACTCGACGTCAGGGCTAGGAGGAGGAGATTGGCCGTCCACGTGATAGGCGAATGA
- a CDS encoding ferredoxin family protein has product MVRTKVSGKGVKGLSEVTVSVKGGGKAEIKVIEDRCKGCGFCIEFCPMHVLDYSPKINARGAHPPYAKSPDACTACGLCEQFCPDLAIYIVKKKGV; this is encoded by the coding sequence ATGGTTAGGACAAAGGTTTCCGGGAAGGGTGTCAAGGGGTTGTCCGAGGTAACGGTATCCGTTAAGGGAGGCGGGAAGGCCGAGATAAAGGTGATAGAGGATAGGTGCAAGGGATGCGGGTTCTGTATAGAGTTCTGCCCAATGCATGTGCTTGATTACTCCCCAAAGATAAATGCGAGGGGCGCGCATCCCCCATATGCGAAGAGCCCAGATGCCTGTACGGCCTGTGGGCTATGCGAGCAATTCTGCCCAGATTTGGCCATATACATAGTCAAGAAGAAAGGGGTTTGA
- a CDS encoding 2-oxoacid:acceptor oxidoreductase subunit alpha, with translation MRRDVLTGSYFTLGDIACAEGALAAGCRYFAGYPITPATEIAEHMARRMPEVGGIYIQMEDEIASIASAIGASYAGMKAMTATSGPGFSLMQENIGLAVMTEAPLVIVNVMRGGPSTGQPTRGGQQDVMQTKWGSHGDYEVIAFAPSSVQEMFDLTIEAFNCAERFRCPAFVLAEENVGHLREKLVIPEPHEIRLVERKRPKCDPKEYAPFKPDEDLIPPMAHFGEGFRFYATGLTHNEKGLPRTVDPDIHAKLVRRLNEKIRRHAKEIIKVKTLYLDDADICVVAYGIVSRSAASAVRLAREMGIKAGLLKLVTLWPFPSDEISRLSEGIKKFLVCEMNEGQIVREVERCSKCSKVSFLPKLGGEIHTPKEILSAIKGAL, from the coding sequence TTGAGGCGCGATGTGTTAACTGGTAGCTATTTCACGTTGGGGGATATAGCCTGCGCCGAGGGGGCCCTAGCGGCAGGCTGCAGATATTTCGCAGGCTATCCCATAACGCCAGCCACCGAGATAGCCGAGCACATGGCTAGGAGGATGCCGGAGGTGGGCGGGATCTACATCCAGATGGAGGACGAGATAGCCTCAATAGCTTCCGCCATAGGTGCCTCCTACGCGGGCATGAAGGCCATGACCGCCACTTCGGGCCCCGGCTTCAGCTTGATGCAGGAGAACATAGGCCTAGCCGTCATGACGGAGGCCCCGCTGGTGATCGTCAATGTAATGAGGGGAGGGCCGAGCACTGGCCAACCAACGAGGGGCGGGCAGCAGGACGTGATGCAAACGAAGTGGGGATCCCATGGGGATTACGAAGTCATAGCCTTCGCCCCCTCGAGCGTGCAGGAGATGTTCGATCTCACCATAGAGGCATTTAATTGCGCGGAACGCTTCCGCTGCCCGGCCTTCGTCCTCGCGGAGGAGAACGTTGGCCATTTACGGGAGAAACTCGTGATACCGGAGCCCCATGAGATAAGGTTGGTTGAGAGGAAGAGGCCAAAATGCGATCCGAAGGAATACGCCCCTTTCAAACCTGATGAGGACCTGATCCCCCCGATGGCCCATTTTGGGGAGGGTTTCAGATTCTACGCGACCGGCTTGACCCATAACGAAAAGGGTCTTCCGAGGACTGTGGATCCCGATATCCACGCTAAATTGGTTAGGAGGTTAAATGAAAAGATAAGGAGGCATGCAAAGGAGATAATAAAAGTGAAGACACTATACTTAGACGATGCCGATATATGCGTCGTCGCCTATGGCATAGTTTCGAGGTCGGCTGCTTCCGCGGTGAGGTTAGCTAGGGAGATGGGCATAAAGGCCGGGCTCCTCAAGCTCGTTACCCTTTGGCCTTTCCCGAGCGATGAGATCTCCAGATTATCCGAAGGCATCAAGAAGTTCCTAGTATGCGAAATGAATGAGGGGCAGATTGTAAGGGAGGTCGAGAGGTGCAGCAAATGCTCCAAGGTATCCTTCCTCCCGAAGCTCGGCGGAGAGATCCATACGCCGAAGGAGATACTCTCTGCCATTAAGGGGGCGTTATGA
- a CDS encoding 2-oxoacid:ferredoxin oxidoreductase subunit beta, with the protein MSGLMHPLEKFVRPGMESRIWCSGCSDGIVLNEFLRAIDELGLDMNKIVVVSGIGCAGRASGYINVDAFHATHGRAIPVAVGIKVAKPELNVVVISGDGDLFSIGGNHFLHAARRNVGIKVICINNFNYGMTGGQAGPTTPMGAFLTTTPYGNIESPLNLVQLAAAVGATYVARWTAFHVRRIKESIKKALAKKGFAFIEVVGICPEQYGRRQKMPRPIDMMMWFKKNSVISRELDPSKAEFTPEKIVVGEFVDVERPEYTELMRGQINSIIERLEKEGKVSDVEI; encoded by the coding sequence ATGAGCGGTCTTATGCACCCGCTGGAGAAATTTGTCAGGCCCGGGATGGAATCTAGGATTTGGTGCAGTGGTTGTAGCGACGGGATAGTGCTGAACGAGTTCCTGAGGGCCATCGATGAGCTCGGGCTCGATATGAACAAGATTGTCGTCGTCTCGGGCATAGGATGCGCTGGAAGGGCATCTGGGTATATAAACGTGGATGCCTTCCACGCGACCCACGGGAGAGCCATCCCAGTGGCAGTGGGGATCAAGGTGGCCAAGCCCGAGCTGAACGTCGTGGTGATAAGCGGAGATGGCGATCTCTTCTCCATAGGTGGCAACCATTTCCTCCACGCGGCTAGGAGGAATGTGGGCATAAAGGTGATATGCATCAACAACTTCAACTACGGTATGACCGGGGGGCAAGCCGGGCCGACGACCCCCATGGGGGCCTTCCTCACTACAACGCCCTACGGGAACATAGAGAGCCCCCTCAACTTGGTGCAGCTGGCTGCCGCCGTTGGGGCGACATATGTGGCTAGGTGGACGGCCTTCCACGTGAGGAGGATAAAGGAATCCATAAAGAAGGCGTTGGCGAAGAAGGGCTTCGCCTTCATAGAAGTCGTCGGGATATGCCCGGAACAATACGGGAGGAGGCAAAAGATGCCAAGGCCAATAGATATGATGATGTGGTTCAAGAAGAATAGCGTTATCTCAAGGGAGCTCGATCCCTCCAAGGCCGAATTCACCCCGGAGAAGATAGTCGTCGGGGAGTTCGTAGACGTGGAGAGGCCCGAATATACCGAGCTGATGAGGGGGCAGATAAACTCAATAATAGAGAGGCTCGAGAAGGAGGGGAAGGTGAGCGATGTCGAAATATGA
- a CDS encoding 2-oxoacid:ferredoxin oxidoreductase subunit gamma: MSKYEIRFAGLGGQGIVRAGVIIGSAAALFGGKNAANSQSYGPEARGGASKSEVIISDEEIDYPKVEEPDAMVLMSQEAYDKYAKDLKKGGVLIYDSDMVYDPKPIEGARVYAIPATKIAEESGRKIVANMVMIGALVAITGAIDPSAAKRAIEMNVPKGTEELNIRAFEKGYEYALGLLRG; encoded by the coding sequence ATGTCGAAATATGAGATAAGGTTCGCAGGCTTGGGCGGGCAGGGGATAGTCAGGGCCGGGGTCATAATCGGCTCCGCAGCCGCGCTATTCGGCGGCAAGAACGCCGCAAATTCGCAATCCTATGGGCCTGAGGCTAGGGGTGGCGCGAGCAAATCCGAGGTCATAATATCGGATGAGGAAATAGATTACCCGAAGGTGGAGGAGCCCGATGCCATGGTCCTGATGTCCCAAGAGGCTTATGATAAATATGCCAAGGATTTGAAGAAAGGCGGAGTTTTGATCTACGATTCCGATATGGTATACGATCCCAAGCCCATCGAGGGGGCGAGGGTTTACGCGATACCGGCCACCAAGATAGCCGAGGAGAGCGGCAGGAAGATCGTAGCCAATATGGTGATGATAGGGGCGCTGGTCGCGATCACCGGGGCCATAGATCCCTCAGCCGCAAAGAGGGCAATAGAGATGAACGTGCCCAAAGGGACCGAGGAGCTGAACATAAGGGCGTTCGAGAAGGGCTATGAATATGCACTCGGCCTCCTAAGGGGCTGA
- the pyrI gene encoding aspartate carbamoyltransferase regulatory subunit has protein sequence MRDEKDLRIQKIENGTVIDHITAGYALDVLRILNMDGKDGHVISIAMNVRSDKMGKKDIVKIENRELRQQEVDKIALLAPKATINIIRDYGVAQKTRVRLPEVIRDIVRCDNPVCISNAKEPVEPKFYVVSTGPLLLRCHYCGREMGREEVLKQFSS, from the coding sequence TTGCGAGACGAGAAGGACCTCAGGATCCAAAAGATAGAGAACGGCACGGTGATAGATCACATAACCGCTGGCTACGCGCTGGACGTCCTGAGGATCCTCAATATGGATGGGAAGGATGGGCACGTCATAAGCATAGCCATGAACGTGAGGAGTGATAAAATGGGAAAGAAGGACATAGTGAAGATAGAGAACCGCGAGCTTAGGCAACAAGAGGTCGATAAGATCGCCCTGCTGGCCCCCAAGGCTACCATAAACATAATCAGGGACTATGGCGTGGCCCAGAAGACGCGCGTGAGGCTTCCTGAGGTCATAAGGGATATAGTAAGGTGTGATAATCCAGTTTGTATCTCCAATGCCAAGGAGCCGGTGGAGCCCAAGTTCTATGTCGTCAGCACCGGGCCCCTGCTCCTCCGCTGCCACTATTGCGGGAGGGAGATGGGGAGGGAAGAGGTCCTCAAGCAGTTCTCAAGCTAG
- a CDS encoding FAD-binding oxidoreductase, which produces MGLNVERFKRIVSERYVLEGLDALIPYIRDAGWWEGDKPDAVVRPGSAEEVSEIIRAANEDRIPITIRGAGSSYTGGALCYGGGLLLELTRLDGLIELDGESNSVTVQPGMSWAKMNCKLKEMGFHTGFRGPGSGITATIGGAASVSSIWWGAAKYGTVGDQIIGFQVVLPKGEIIRTGSGANPYAKNFCRYGLGPDLSGLFIGDHGVFGVKTEVVMRAYPLPEYVDFFEYGFPSEVDAVSALEEMARRNSFASDIIFLEEEYTSYAAPRYPNWNGSKAIVAGDIEADNRAWGEAQKEIFDDIARRHGGRVLEPNYSKYLYDNMFNVFFWGRRDNGLLMGACNQVPIRGILKTIRSQREYIERNPDLFKKHFNYRGMFSFIVRGHMNTIPTLYLPWNLDAEPSAKEVAHRIWSDSVSRWIECGGIHYWIGKLIGEILYSKIPREYHRLLSTLKRALDPNRILNPALWDLWEA; this is translated from the coding sequence TTGGGCCTTAATGTTGAGAGGTTTAAGCGGATAGTTTCCGAAAGATATGTCCTAGAAGGATTGGATGCCCTGATACCATATATCAGGGATGCGGGATGGTGGGAGGGCGATAAGCCCGACGCCGTCGTGAGGCCGGGGAGCGCCGAAGAGGTTTCCGAGATAATAAGAGCGGCGAATGAGGACCGGATCCCGATAACGATCAGGGGGGCTGGGTCGAGCTATACCGGCGGGGCGCTTTGCTACGGCGGGGGCCTGCTCTTGGAGCTGACGCGCCTCGATGGCCTAATAGAGCTGGATGGGGAATCGAACTCGGTGACGGTCCAACCGGGGATGAGCTGGGCCAAGATGAACTGCAAGCTTAAGGAGATGGGATTCCATACAGGGTTCAGGGGCCCCGGGAGCGGGATCACGGCCACCATTGGCGGCGCCGCCTCAGTTTCAAGCATATGGTGGGGCGCCGCGAAATATGGGACTGTGGGGGATCAGATAATCGGGTTCCAAGTGGTCCTCCCAAAGGGCGAGATCATCAGGACGGGATCGGGGGCGAACCCCTATGCGAAGAACTTCTGTAGATATGGCTTGGGCCCCGATCTGAGCGGCCTATTCATAGGGGATCATGGGGTCTTCGGGGTGAAGACCGAGGTAGTTATGAGGGCCTATCCCCTCCCGGAGTACGTGGACTTCTTCGAATATGGGTTCCCAAGCGAGGTAGATGCCGTGAGCGCCTTGGAGGAGATGGCGAGGCGGAACTCCTTCGCGAGCGATATAATATTCCTCGAGGAGGAATATACATCCTACGCGGCTCCCAGATATCCGAATTGGAATGGTTCCAAGGCCATCGTCGCGGGCGATATAGAGGCCGATAACAGGGCTTGGGGGGAGGCTCAGAAGGAGATCTTCGATGATATCGCACGCAGGCATGGCGGGAGGGTTTTGGAGCCCAATTACTCCAAGTACCTTTACGATAACATGTTTAACGTCTTCTTCTGGGGCAGGAGGGACAATGGGCTCCTAATGGGGGCTTGCAACCAAGTCCCCATCAGGGGAATCCTAAAGACGATAAGATCCCAAAGGGAATACATCGAAAGGAATCCCGACCTCTTCAAAAAGCACTTCAATTATAGGGGGATGTTCAGCTTCATAGTTAGGGGGCATATGAATACCATACCGACGCTCTATCTACCTTGGAACCTTGATGCCGAGCCTAGTGCCAAGGAGGTTGCCCATAGGATCTGGTCCGACTCCGTTTCTAGATGGATAGAGTGCGGGGGTATCCATTATTGGATAGGGAAGCTTATAGGGGAGATCCTATACTCCAAGATCCCGAGGGAGTACCATCGGCTCCTGAGCACATTGAAAAGGGCCTTGGATCCGAACCGGATATTAAACCCGGCCCTATGGGATCTTTGGGAGGCCTGA